Within Mongoliitalea daihaiensis, the genomic segment AATTCTATCGCCACATCGATGGATGCTGGGGTTAATTTATCTAGGTCGGATCTATTATCGATATTGATGCGTCCTGCAATTTGATGGCCACGGGATTCTGCTATCTCAGCAATGATCTTTCCCATTTTCCCGTAACCCAGTAAGAGTATATTCATTTTTAGAAATTAATTTTTAAACTTAGCCCCAAGATATTACCACCTGCGGTAAGTGTTTCAAAACTTGGTTCAAATCGAAAGCTCAAATCTTCACTGACATCAAAAGAGGAGAGATGAGCATCAATATTGGCATCCAAGATATTCAATGCATAGATTCCTATGAAAAGGAAGTAATTCAAATCTCTATTTCTTCTCCAGAAATTCGTATTTCTAACCAATCCGTCTCTATTAAGATTTGGAAAATCAGTTGGTTCTTGTCTATCTAAGCGCCGCAAGTTATTCAAAAACAACTGATAGCGTCGGTTATTAAAATCTATAAAGAAGATATTGGTTGCAAATCCTCCATAGATA encodes:
- a CDS encoding DUF5683 domain-containing protein; the encoded protein is MFFLFFFFSFVYGFTQQLTINDTLSISLTNREFKDPKVATILSAVLPGAGQVYNNKAWKVPIIYGGFATNIFFIDFNNRRYQLFLNNLRRLDRQEPTDFPNLNRDGLVRNTNFWRRNRDLNYFLFIGIYALNILDANIDAHLSSFDVSEDLSFRFEPSFETLTAGGNILGLSLKINF